From Alienimonas californiensis, a single genomic window includes:
- a CDS encoding Gfo/Idh/MocA family protein produces MSAPLRTALVGCGKIGRTHALALTRLPESQFVGCCDADAARSAAFAAEFGGTAHASVDDLLRSARPEALLIATPHPLHAAPAVAALEAGVHVLVEKPLAATVEDCDAMLDAADRGGATLGVVSQRRYYEPVVRMRRAIDAGKIGRPVLGLFLMYSWRDPAYYRSDPWRGRWATKDGAGEGGGVLVNQSPHQLDLLQWFLGEPEEVTGYWANLNHPTVEVEDSAVAALRFRGGGLGSILTSLSQDPGIYTKVHVHGSNGASVGVQTDTGASFVAGVSGIADPPLNDVWTIAGEQGELEAFRRQDAAAFAAVDGTTHYHELNIADFLRAVRDGAQPPVTGAEGRTVVAMFQAIYESNRTGRSVRLH; encoded by the coding sequence ATGTCCGCTCCGCTGCGTACCGCGCTGGTCGGCTGCGGGAAGATCGGGCGGACGCACGCGCTGGCCCTGACGCGGCTGCCGGAGTCGCAGTTCGTCGGCTGCTGCGACGCCGACGCCGCCCGGTCCGCCGCGTTCGCCGCGGAGTTCGGCGGGACCGCCCACGCCTCGGTCGACGATCTGCTGCGGTCCGCCCGGCCGGAGGCTCTGCTGATCGCCACGCCCCACCCGCTGCACGCGGCCCCGGCGGTCGCGGCGCTGGAGGCGGGCGTGCATGTGCTGGTCGAGAAACCGCTCGCGGCGACCGTCGAAGACTGCGACGCGATGCTAGACGCCGCGGACCGCGGCGGGGCGACGCTGGGGGTCGTCAGCCAGCGGCGGTATTACGAACCGGTGGTCCGCATGCGGCGGGCGATCGACGCCGGCAAGATCGGGCGGCCGGTTCTCGGTCTGTTTCTGATGTATTCCTGGCGCGACCCCGCCTACTACCGCAGCGATCCGTGGCGGGGCCGGTGGGCGACGAAGGACGGGGCCGGCGAGGGCGGCGGGGTGCTGGTCAATCAGAGCCCGCACCAGCTCGATCTGCTCCAGTGGTTCCTCGGCGAACCGGAGGAGGTCACCGGCTACTGGGCGAACCTGAACCACCCGACCGTCGAGGTGGAGGACAGCGCCGTCGCCGCCCTGCGGTTCCGCGGCGGCGGGCTGGGGTCGATCCTGACGAGCCTGTCGCAGGACCCGGGCATCTACACGAAGGTGCACGTGCACGGGTCGAACGGTGCGTCCGTCGGCGTGCAGACGGACACCGGGGCCTCCTTCGTCGCCGGCGTCAGCGGCATCGCCGACCCGCCGTTGAACGACGTCTGGACGATCGCCGGCGAACAGGGCGAACTGGAGGCGTTCCGACGGCAGGACGCCGCCGCCTTCGCCGCCGTCGACGGGACTACGCACTATCACGAGTTGAACATCGCCGACTTTCTGCGGGCCGTCCGCGACGGCGCCCAGCCGCCGGTCACGGGGGCGGAGGGCCGCACCGTCGTGGCGATGTTCCAGGCGATCTACGAATCGAACCGCACCGGCCGCTCGGTCCGGCTGCATTAA
- a CDS encoding HAD family hydrolase — protein sequence MPLRAVAFDLDGTLINSEDVFEKAGNDLLARRGHEHTPEVRGLMLGKRADEAFTALINHLGLTETADELIVELGDLFRGHAEGLLGLMPGALPLLDRVAAEGLPTAVCTSSDRAYLRETLTRFDLLERFDVLLGAEDVTRGKPNPEIYLAAAERLGVPIAEMLVLEDSETGCAAGVASGAVTVAVPNRHTAAMDFTGAAFVADGLTDDRIADLFDDISASRST from the coding sequence GTGCCCCTCCGAGCCGTCGCCTTCGATCTGGACGGAACGCTGATCAACAGCGAGGACGTCTTCGAGAAAGCCGGGAACGACCTGCTGGCCCGCCGCGGCCACGAACACACCCCGGAAGTCCGGGGCCTGATGCTGGGTAAGCGCGCGGACGAGGCGTTCACGGCCCTGATCAACCACCTCGGTCTGACCGAGACCGCGGACGAACTGATCGTGGAACTGGGCGACCTGTTTCGCGGTCACGCCGAGGGCCTGCTCGGCCTGATGCCCGGCGCCCTGCCGCTGCTGGACCGCGTGGCCGCCGAGGGCCTGCCGACCGCGGTCTGCACGTCTTCGGACCGGGCCTACCTGCGGGAGACGCTGACCCGCTTCGATCTGCTGGAGCGGTTCGACGTGCTGCTCGGGGCAGAGGACGTGACCCGCGGCAAGCCGAACCCGGAGATCTATCTCGCCGCCGCCGAGCGGCTGGGCGTGCCGATCGCCGAGATGCTGGTGCTGGAGGACAGCGAAACCGGCTGCGCCGCGGGCGTCGCCAGCGGCGCCGTCACGGTGGCGGTTCCCAACCGGCACACCGCCGCCATGGACTTCACCGGGGCGGCGTTCGTCGCGGACGGCCTGACCGACGACCGCATCGCGGACCTGTTCGACGACATCTCCGCCAGCCGTTCAACCTAG
- a CDS encoding DJ-1/PfpI family protein: MSSPPVLIVVGDASEMMDTLYPYHRLIEAGYQPVVAAPERRTYQMVLHEVREGWTITKEWEGYRIDADVTFAEVDPDRYLGVFYSGGRAPEYLRDDPDLIRITRAFFAANKPILSVCHGVEIPARAGCVEGRRMATVAKCRFDLEVCGGVYVDAPSVVDGNLCSGRTYHDSGHYVRPWLELLDAARDAA; this comes from the coding sequence ATGTCCTCCCCGCCCGTACTGATCGTCGTCGGCGACGCCTCGGAGATGATGGACACCCTCTACCCCTACCACCGGCTGATCGAGGCCGGATACCAGCCGGTCGTCGCCGCCCCGGAGCGCCGCACCTATCAGATGGTGCTGCACGAGGTCCGCGAGGGTTGGACCATCACCAAGGAGTGGGAGGGCTACCGCATCGACGCCGACGTGACCTTCGCGGAGGTGGACCCGGATCGGTATCTCGGCGTGTTCTACTCCGGCGGGAGGGCGCCGGAGTATCTGCGGGACGACCCGGACCTGATTCGGATCACCCGGGCGTTTTTCGCGGCGAACAAGCCGATCTTGTCAGTCTGCCACGGCGTGGAGATCCCGGCCCGGGCCGGCTGCGTGGAGGGGCGGCGGATGGCGACGGTGGCGAAATGCCGGTTCGATCTGGAGGTCTGCGGCGGCGTGTACGTGGACGCCCCCAGCGTGGTGGACGGCAACCTGTGCAGCGGGCGGACCTACCACGACAGCGGCCACTACGTGCGGCCGTGGCTCGAACTGCTGGACGCCGCGCGCGACGCGGCGTGA
- a CDS encoding SpoIIAA family protein: MIAFLEGPALPSGPALLEILVDDRPSGRTPADERCHAEWTAGRMQDALTRRGAAHVLQEVRGAATFDSAAQRHVAKFAARYGQQIGRLALVGEPTVLRRRAEILEPLIGGEVRCFDVAHRAAARRWLTAG, encoded by the coding sequence ATGATTGCGTTTCTCGAAGGCCCCGCCCTGCCCTCCGGGCCGGCGTTGCTGGAGATTCTCGTGGACGACCGCCCCTCCGGCCGCACGCCGGCGGACGAGCGCTGCCACGCCGAGTGGACCGCCGGCCGGATGCAGGACGCCCTGACCCGCCGCGGCGCCGCCCACGTGTTGCAGGAAGTCCGCGGGGCGGCGACGTTCGACTCCGCCGCCCAGCGCCACGTGGCCAAGTTCGCTGCCCGCTACGGGCAGCAGATCGGCCGTCTGGCGCTGGTGGGAGAGCCGACGGTCCTGCGGCGCCGGGCGGAGATTCTGGAACCGCTGATCGGCGGGGAGGTCCGCTGTTTCGACGTCGCCCACCGCGCCGCGGCCCGCCGCTGGCTCACCGCGGGCTGA
- a CDS encoding DUF1501 domain-containing protein: MDAPSPSFRPSRRDVLNRFGFGLGGMALGTLLNPQAAAAESAAAHFAPRAKRVIFLFQSGAPSQIDLFDPKPALAARHGEELPASVRAGQRLTGMSAHQASLPMVGSPFAFARHGESGQWMSELLPHTAKLADELCVLKAVHTEAINHGPGVTLMQTGSQFPGRPSAGAWLWYGLGSTNEDLPAFVVMVSKDRSGQPLASGLWGSGFLPGKYDGVQLESSKDAVLYLNSPPGVDRAARRNVLDHVQDLNRLRLERTADPTLETHIAQYEMAFRMQTSIPEATDVSQETAATLALYGDEVHVPGTYAANCLRARRLAERGVRFIQLYQPGWDHHGSLPGQIRASCRKTDQPTAGLLTDLKQRGLLEDTLVVWGGEFGRTCYSQGKLTPEGFGRDHHPRCFTMWLAGGGVKPGHVHGATDEFSYNVTEGGVHVHDLHATLLHLLGLDHERLTYRYQGRRFRLTDVHGRVVQEALA, translated from the coding sequence ATCGACGCCCCCTCTCCCTCGTTTCGACCCAGCCGGCGGGACGTGTTGAACCGCTTCGGCTTCGGCCTCGGCGGGATGGCGCTGGGCACGCTGCTGAACCCGCAGGCCGCCGCGGCGGAGTCGGCCGCGGCTCACTTCGCACCGCGGGCGAAGCGGGTGATCTTTCTGTTCCAGTCCGGGGCGCCGTCGCAGATCGACCTGTTCGACCCGAAACCGGCGCTCGCCGCCCGGCACGGGGAGGAACTGCCGGCGTCCGTGCGGGCCGGGCAGCGACTGACCGGGATGAGCGCCCACCAGGCGAGCCTGCCGATGGTCGGCTCTCCCTTTGCCTTCGCCCGCCACGGCGAGAGCGGCCAGTGGATGAGCGAACTGCTCCCCCACACGGCCAAGCTGGCGGACGAACTCTGCGTGCTCAAGGCGGTGCACACGGAGGCCATCAACCACGGCCCCGGCGTGACCCTGATGCAGACCGGCTCGCAGTTCCCCGGCCGCCCCAGCGCCGGGGCGTGGCTGTGGTACGGCCTCGGCAGCACGAACGAGGATTTGCCGGCGTTCGTGGTGATGGTCTCGAAGGACCGCAGCGGGCAGCCGCTGGCCTCCGGGTTGTGGGGCAGCGGCTTTCTCCCCGGCAAATACGACGGCGTGCAGTTGGAGTCCTCCAAGGACGCCGTGCTCTATCTGAACAGCCCGCCCGGCGTCGATCGCGCCGCCCGGCGGAACGTGCTGGATCATGTGCAGGACCTGAACCGGCTGCGGCTGGAACGGACCGCGGACCCGACGCTGGAGACGCACATCGCCCAGTACGAGATGGCCTTCCGCATGCAGACCTCCATCCCGGAGGCGACGGACGTCTCGCAGGAGACCGCCGCCACGTTGGCCCTGTACGGGGACGAGGTGCACGTCCCCGGCACCTACGCCGCCAACTGCCTGCGGGCCCGGCGGCTGGCGGAGCGGGGCGTGCGGTTCATTCAGCTCTACCAGCCCGGCTGGGACCATCACGGCAGTTTGCCGGGCCAGATTCGCGCCTCCTGCCGCAAGACCGACCAACCGACCGCCGGTCTGCTGACGGACCTCAAGCAGCGGGGCCTGCTCGAGGACACGCTGGTCGTCTGGGGCGGCGAGTTCGGCCGGACCTGCTATTCGCAGGGCAAACTGACGCCGGAAGGCTTCGGCCGGGACCATCACCCCCGCTGCTTCACGATGTGGCTGGCCGGCGGCGGGGTGAAGCCCGGCCACGTCCACGGCGCCACGGACGAGTTCAGCTACAACGTGACCGAGGGCGGCGTGCATGTGCACGACCTGCACGCCACCCTGCTGCATCTGCTCGGCCTCGACCACGAGCGCCTCACCTATCGCTATCAGGGCCGTCGCTTCCGGCTGACCGACGTGCACGGGCGCGTCGTTCAGGAGGCGCTCGCCTGA
- a CDS encoding sugar phosphate isomerase/epimerase family protein, producing the protein MSAARPRLSAFPKCYLEEISGDGGMTVFDWITEAKQLDADGLEMYEGFLPGTDDASLDRLRDAIAEAGFAMPMLCCSPDFTQPDPDDRRRAVDRQCDMIRVTRHLAGADFDHGGRPVCRVLSGQRRPEVGREEGLDWVTECLAACMPTARGEGVTLGLENHYKDGFWRFPEFAQKADVFLELLDRVPERDYFGVQFDPSNALVAGDDPVALLDRVVDRVVSMHASDRYLVPGASLDDLRQADGTLGYSPDLMHGVTGKGLNDYDALFSRLSASGYDGWISIEDGMNGLGEMAESLSFLRRMVAKHWGD; encoded by the coding sequence ATGTCCGCCGCCCGGCCGCGTCTCTCCGCCTTTCCGAAGTGCTATCTGGAGGAGATCAGCGGCGACGGCGGGATGACCGTCTTCGACTGGATCACGGAGGCGAAGCAGCTCGACGCCGACGGGCTGGAGATGTACGAGGGCTTTCTGCCGGGGACCGATGACGCTTCGCTGGACCGCCTGCGGGACGCCATCGCCGAGGCCGGGTTCGCGATGCCGATGCTCTGCTGCTCGCCGGACTTCACCCAGCCGGACCCGGACGACCGGCGGCGGGCCGTCGATCGGCAATGCGACATGATTCGCGTCACCCGACACCTCGCCGGGGCGGACTTCGACCACGGCGGTCGGCCGGTGTGCCGCGTCCTCAGCGGGCAACGGCGGCCGGAGGTGGGGCGGGAGGAGGGACTCGACTGGGTCACGGAGTGCCTCGCCGCCTGCATGCCGACGGCCCGGGGGGAGGGCGTCACGCTGGGCCTCGAGAACCACTACAAGGACGGCTTCTGGCGGTTCCCGGAGTTTGCCCAGAAGGCCGACGTGTTTCTCGAACTGCTGGACCGCGTCCCGGAGCGGGACTACTTCGGCGTGCAGTTCGACCCGTCGAACGCCCTCGTCGCCGGGGACGACCCGGTGGCGCTGCTGGACCGGGTCGTGGACCGGGTCGTCAGCATGCACGCCAGCGATCGATACCTGGTGCCGGGGGCCTCGCTGGACGACCTGCGGCAGGCGGACGGCACGCTGGGGTACTCGCCCGACCTGATGCACGGCGTGACGGGGAAAGGGCTGAACGACTACGACGCCCTGTTCTCCCGGCTCTCGGCAAGCGGCTACGACGGCTGGATCAGCATTGAGGACGGCATGAACGGCCTCGGCGAGATGGCCGAATCGCTGTCCTTCCTGCGGCGGATGGTGGCGAAACACTGGGGGGATTAG
- a CDS encoding cation:proton antiporter has protein sequence MDLWLLLRDIVVLLAGSLLVGGIFARFGQSPIVGYLLAGMLLGGPGSVGAVTSQHEIEAVAELGVALLLFSLGLEFSVARLRKLGPKPLLGGAVQVVVTVLVTAAAAYAFSPSVAAAVAFGAMVAPSSTAVVLRILMERGQIDMPHGRNSLGVLLTQDMAVVPLALLMTVLGAGGSLREIGEEVGRLFLVAGGLTATLYVLTSVAVWALGQLTLRQNRELTVGFAAVAGLGAAWISHAAGISPALGAFVAGMMLGSSDFATQIRADISPLQVILLTLFFGSAGMVADPIWILSNWYVVAAVVAALTVGKLAIVWAIFRAFGQTNRTAAATGLALAQVGEFAFVLGSVGRSGGVVSAEMYSLVVSAAIVSFFASAFLAPAAPQFGNFVAGLLGDRSPDFDASADEPLPPEVAIIGFGPAGRIAAGPLIDRGVRTTVLDLNQHSVWDARRLGFAADLGDATQAEVFDHAGLHNCEAVVITIPHHTDALMIIQRVRAAAPQAHIIVRSRYQVHEDAFTAAGVDSIAGDEKAVGQRLAVHLRLWMRKRNARRSAAAAEPEPPTGDIEPGAVSLDP, from the coding sequence GTGGACCTCTGGTTGCTGCTGAGGGATATCGTCGTGCTGCTGGCGGGCTCGCTGCTGGTCGGCGGGATCTTCGCACGGTTTGGACAGAGCCCGATCGTCGGCTACCTGCTCGCCGGCATGCTGCTGGGCGGGCCGGGCAGCGTCGGGGCCGTCACCTCGCAGCATGAGATCGAAGCGGTCGCCGAGTTGGGCGTCGCGCTGCTGCTGTTCAGCCTGGGACTGGAGTTCTCCGTCGCCCGGCTGCGGAAGCTCGGGCCGAAGCCGCTATTGGGCGGGGCGGTCCAGGTGGTCGTGACGGTCCTCGTCACCGCCGCGGCCGCGTACGCCTTCAGTCCGTCGGTCGCGGCGGCGGTCGCCTTCGGAGCGATGGTCGCTCCCAGCAGCACGGCGGTGGTGCTGCGGATCCTGATGGAACGCGGCCAGATCGATATGCCGCACGGCCGTAACTCGTTGGGCGTGTTGCTGACGCAGGACATGGCCGTGGTGCCGCTCGCCCTGCTGATGACCGTCCTCGGCGCCGGCGGGAGCCTCCGGGAGATTGGCGAGGAGGTGGGGCGCCTGTTCCTCGTCGCGGGCGGTCTGACGGCGACCCTGTACGTGCTGACGTCGGTGGCCGTCTGGGCGCTCGGCCAGCTCACGCTGCGGCAGAACCGGGAACTGACCGTCGGCTTCGCCGCCGTCGCGGGGCTCGGGGCCGCCTGGATCTCCCACGCCGCGGGCATCTCCCCGGCGTTGGGGGCCTTCGTCGCGGGGATGATGCTGGGCAGCAGCGACTTCGCCACGCAGATCCGTGCGGACATCTCGCCGTTGCAGGTCATTCTGCTGACGCTGTTCTTCGGCTCGGCCGGGATGGTCGCCGACCCGATCTGGATTCTGTCGAACTGGTACGTCGTCGCCGCGGTCGTGGCGGCGTTGACGGTCGGCAAACTGGCAATTGTCTGGGCGATCTTCCGGGCCTTCGGCCAAACGAACCGCACCGCGGCCGCGACCGGGCTGGCGCTGGCCCAGGTGGGCGAGTTCGCCTTCGTGCTCGGCAGCGTCGGCCGGAGCGGCGGGGTGGTTTCGGCGGAGATGTATTCGCTGGTGGTCTCGGCGGCGATCGTCTCGTTCTTCGCCAGCGCCTTTCTGGCGCCCGCCGCCCCGCAGTTCGGAAACTTCGTCGCCGGGCTGCTGGGCGACCGCTCTCCAGACTTCGACGCCTCGGCGGACGAGCCTCTGCCGCCGGAGGTGGCGATTATCGGCTTCGGCCCCGCCGGCCGCATTGCCGCCGGGCCGCTGATCGACCGCGGCGTGCGAACGACGGTTCTCGACCTGAACCAGCACAGCGTCTGGGACGCCCGGCGGCTGGGGTTCGCGGCGGATCTGGGCGACGCGACGCAGGCGGAGGTCTTCGACCACGCCGGGCTGCACAACTGCGAGGCGGTCGTCATCACGATCCCGCACCACACCGACGCGCTGATGATTATTCAGCGGGTCCGGGCCGCGGCCCCGCAGGCTCACATCATCGTCCGCAGCCGTTATCAGGTGCACGAAGACGCCTTCACCGCCGCCGGCGTCGACTCGATCGCCGGGGACGAGAAGGCCGTCGGCCAGCGCCTGGCGGTCCACCTGCGGCTCTGGATGCGGAAACGGAACGCCCGACGATCCGCGGCAGCGGCGGAGCCGGAGCCGCCCACGGGCGACATCGAACCGGGCGCCGTCTCCCTCGATCCCTGA
- a CDS encoding DUF1553 domain-containing protein, translating into MPQAPSAIVAALTLFVSAAGAGERPISFNRDVRPILSDRCFHCHGPDAANQASPFRLDTRENALADLGGYVGVAPGDLAGSELHARIHADDWSKMPPPDSNRTLTDAERAVLDRWIEAGAPFDAHWSFKPLPAAVAAPEAGAGWAVSPLDRFVAEEHSSRGLTPTPPAPPEAWLRRVTFDLTGLPPTLAELDAFLAAFAEEPDAARTAAVDRLLASDAHAERLTAEWLDVARYSDSYGYQRDDERFVWPYRDWVLRSFRDNSPYDRFLTEQLAGDLLPDATPDQQLATAFNRLHSHKKEGGSPPEEFRVENVADRTHTAAAAFLGLTMECARCHDHKYDPITQRDYYALSAYFGNVAERGLISFFTAAVPTPAMNWTTAEQAAEIHAARAAVADLETRLDRVWADADGEFAAWLAARPDRLPTVEPAASLSFEAFAEVAAEQAVSDSGGKLNPAEAAGLSNPAGQPAVTPRANRLVDGRVGRALELTGDDAVVLPGAGHFERHQPFSFALWIRPTELTERAVIVRRSRGWDDAGSIGYELTKRGDRLAVRLAHFWPGDAIGLETTKPLTVDRWTHVAVTYDGSSRAAGLRLFLNGEPAETVVTADRLTRTITQWSGGYPDLAIGSRYRDRGFKDGAVDEFRLYDRTLSPLEVRGLFDPAAVEPLFATPTEELSDDQRSALREFFLATAHEPSREAQTALTAARQRLGAAVDATPAITVMREQEGPASAFLLNRGAYDQPGEAIAADTPSALPPFPADAPRNRLGLARWLTEPDHPLTARVAVNRYWQLMFGRGLVSTPEDFGNQGEPPSHPELLDWLARDFVEHGWDVRRLLRTMALSATYAQDSVVSPESRDRDPENVWLTRASGDRLSAEMIRDNALAVSGLLERRVGGPPAKPYDLALAYTPLQPDDGPGLYRRSLYTFWKRTAPAPVMLAMNSGRREVCRLRRDVVQSPLQALVLLNGTQFVEASRVFAGRLLREHGDDTDAAAAAAFRTLTSRVPTDAEATVLHDLFEDQQARYAADPAAAEELLNVGAAPRSADLPPARHAALTALVNGLLNLDESARRP; encoded by the coding sequence ATGCCGCAGGCGCCGTCCGCCATCGTGGCCGCTCTGACGCTGTTCGTCTCCGCCGCGGGAGCGGGGGAGCGGCCGATCTCCTTCAACCGGGACGTGCGGCCGATCCTGTCGGATCGGTGCTTCCACTGTCACGGCCCGGACGCCGCGAATCAGGCGTCGCCGTTTCGGCTCGACACCCGGGAGAACGCCCTCGCCGACCTCGGCGGGTACGTCGGCGTCGCCCCGGGCGACCTCGCCGGCAGCGAACTGCACGCCCGCATTCACGCCGACGACTGGTCGAAGATGCCGCCGCCGGACTCGAACCGCACGCTGACGGACGCGGAGCGGGCCGTGCTGGACCGCTGGATCGAAGCCGGTGCCCCGTTCGACGCCCACTGGTCCTTCAAACCGCTGCCCGCCGCCGTGGCAGCGCCCGAGGCGGGCGCCGGATGGGCGGTTTCGCCGCTGGATCGCTTCGTCGCCGAGGAACACTCGTCCCGGGGGCTGACGCCGACGCCGCCCGCGCCGCCGGAGGCGTGGCTGCGACGGGTCACGTTCGATCTGACCGGGCTGCCGCCGACGTTGGCGGAGCTGGACGCGTTTCTCGCCGCCTTCGCTGAAGAACCGGACGCCGCCAGGACCGCGGCGGTCGATCGACTGCTCGCCAGCGACGCCCACGCCGAACGGCTGACGGCGGAGTGGCTGGACGTGGCTCGCTACTCCGATTCCTATGGCTATCAGCGGGACGACGAGCGGTTCGTCTGGCCCTACCGCGACTGGGTCCTGCGGTCGTTCCGCGACAACTCGCCCTACGACCGATTCCTCACGGAGCAGCTCGCCGGGGACCTGCTGCCGGACGCGACGCCCGACCAGCAGCTCGCGACGGCGTTCAACCGGCTGCACTCGCACAAGAAGGAGGGCGGCTCGCCGCCGGAGGAGTTCCGCGTTGAGAACGTCGCCGACCGCACGCACACCGCCGCCGCGGCGTTCCTCGGGCTGACGATGGAGTGCGCCCGCTGTCACGACCACAAGTACGACCCGATCACGCAGCGGGACTACTACGCCCTGTCGGCGTACTTCGGCAACGTGGCGGAGCGGGGGCTGATTTCGTTCTTCACCGCCGCCGTCCCCACCCCGGCGATGAACTGGACGACGGCGGAGCAGGCCGCGGAGATTCACGCCGCCCGGGCCGCCGTCGCGGATCTGGAAACCAGACTGGACCGAGTTTGGGCCGACGCCGACGGTGAGTTCGCGGCGTGGCTCGCCGCGCGTCCGGACCGGCTGCCGACCGTCGAACCCGCCGCCAGCCTGTCGTTCGAAGCGTTCGCAGAGGTGGCCGCCGAGCAGGCCGTGAGCGACTCCGGTGGGAAGCTCAACCCCGCAGAAGCGGCCGGGCTGTCGAACCCGGCGGGCCAGCCGGCGGTGACGCCCCGGGCGAATCGACTGGTCGACGGCCGCGTCGGCCGGGCGCTGGAACTGACCGGCGACGACGCCGTCGTGCTGCCGGGCGCCGGACATTTCGAGCGGCACCAGCCGTTCTCCTTCGCTCTCTGGATCAGGCCGACGGAACTGACGGAGCGGGCGGTGATCGTCCGCCGCTCCCGCGGCTGGGACGACGCGGGGTCGATCGGCTACGAGCTGACGAAGCGGGGCGATCGACTCGCCGTGCGGCTGGCCCACTTCTGGCCCGGCGACGCGATCGGCCTAGAGACGACCAAGCCGCTGACGGTCGATCGTTGGACGCACGTCGCCGTGACCTACGACGGCTCCAGCCGGGCCGCCGGGCTGCGGTTGTTCCTCAACGGCGAGCCTGCGGAGACCGTCGTCACGGCCGACCGCCTGACCCGCACGATCACGCAATGGAGCGGCGGCTATCCCGATCTGGCGATCGGCTCCCGCTACCGCGACCGCGGCTTCAAGGACGGGGCGGTGGACGAGTTCCGCCTGTACGACCGCACGCTGTCGCCGCTCGAGGTGCGGGGGCTGTTTGACCCGGCGGCGGTCGAGCCGCTGTTCGCCACGCCGACGGAAGAACTGAGCGACGACCAGCGGTCCGCCCTGCGAGAGTTCTTCCTCGCCACGGCCCACGAACCGAGCCGCGAAGCCCAGACGGCCCTGACCGCGGCCCGGCAGCGATTGGGGGCGGCGGTCGACGCCACGCCGGCGATCACGGTGATGCGGGAGCAGGAGGGGCCGGCGTCGGCGTTCCTGTTGAACCGCGGGGCCTACGACCAACCGGGGGAGGCGATCGCGGCGGACACCCCCTCCGCCCTGCCCCCCTTCCCGGCGGACGCCCCGCGGAACCGGCTCGGGCTGGCCCGCTGGCTGACCGAGCCGGACCACCCGCTGACGGCCCGGGTGGCGGTCAATCGGTATTGGCAACTGATGTTCGGCCGCGGGCTGGTCAGCACGCCGGAGGACTTCGGCAATCAGGGCGAGCCGCCCTCGCACCCGGAACTGCTGGATTGGCTGGCCCGCGACTTCGTGGAACACGGCTGGGACGTGCGGCGGTTACTGCGGACGATGGCCCTCTCGGCGACCTACGCCCAGGACAGCGTCGTCTCCCCCGAGAGCCGCGACCGCGACCCGGAGAACGTCTGGCTAACCCGAGCGAGCGGGGACCGGCTGTCGGCGGAAATGATCCGCGACAACGCCCTCGCCGTCAGCGGGCTGCTGGAGCGCCGCGTCGGCGGGCCGCCCGCGAAGCCCTACGACCTGGCCCTGGCCTACACGCCGCTCCAACCCGACGACGGCCCCGGGCTCTACCGCCGCAGCCTGTACACCTTCTGGAAACGCACCGCCCCGGCCCCGGTGATGCTGGCGATGAACTCCGGCCGGCGGGAGGTCTGCCGACTGCGGCGGGACGTGGTCCAATCCCCGTTGCAGGCGCTCGTCCTGCTGAACGGCACGCAGTTCGTCGAGGCCTCCCGCGTATTCGCCGGGCGGTTGCTGCGGGAGCACGGCGACGACACGGACGCCGCCGCGGCCGCGGCGTTCCGCACGCTCACCAGCCGCGTGCCGACCGACGCGGAGGCCACGGTGCTGCACGATCTGTTCGAGGACCAACAGGCCCGCTACGCCGCCGACCCGGCCGCGGCGGAGGAACTGCTGAACGTCGGTGCCGCTCCGCGGTCGGCGGATCTGCCGCCGGCCCGGCACGCGGCGCTGACGGCGCTGGTCAACGGCCTGCTCAACCTGGACGAAAGCGCGAGGCGACCGTGA